From Cucumis melo cultivar AY chromosome 3, USDA_Cmelo_AY_1.0, whole genome shotgun sequence:
gatttttttttcttattattattttctatctTAATATCGAAGACAAAATAAGTTTCTTTTGCCCTCGGTTCATCCACGAATTGTGAAAGATTCTTATTTATGATATCAAATCATGTTCTATAGTTCTTTTATCCATTTTAATATTAAAGTTTGAATGATTCAAACACAACTCCCGaagtaaaatataattatgattAGGGTAATAGATACCTAAAGATATATAATTACGGTATATTATGACTCTAGGCTGACTTAATCATAACAATTAACTTCTTTCGGTAATTAATCATTTGTATAATGTAGAGTTGATTTAAACATTATTGAAACAATCAAAATAAATCCTTTTCTTTACCAAAATTCTATGACTTACTTCTCAATTTCTGTCCTAAAAACTACCACCTAAGTATCTATAAATTTTGAGATCATTACAATTATAATTGCACTTTCAAACTTTTAATCGAACTAATTACTTGTCAACTAAGAAAGTCCTTACGACAAACTATACCGATACAACTTATTTTGTTTTAACTAGAACGTACATCACTATGTTTCTAAACTACAAGAATATATAATTGAATAGGAACACATGATGAATTGATCTAAATTATtttccaaattaaaattagagtATTATTacaatcaaatttattttggaacCAATACGGATTGATTCGGTAAACTATTTGACTTTTTACTTTTAtcttttgagaaaaaaaaaagcttataGAGATCTTTTGTAGCCGTAAATGTTTTAGTTTGTTATatgcatttttttctttttgccaaTATTTTCAAgatcgaaaaaaaaaaacgattttttctttaaaaaaaattagttaaaaagCTAGAttctattttataaatatttaaactaATATGAGAACTTGAGAGAAAATAGTTTTAATTctttgaaaaaattaaatatctaCCAAATCAAGTCTAAATTGATGATTTTTTCTATTtgaatttacttaaaaaaaaaaaggtggatatagaaaaagaaaacattatgAAATGGAAAGAGATGGAGGGAAGTGAGTGGTAATGGTAATGAATGAATGTATACATTGATTCACATGTTGGATAAATGGAACACAATGCTCTATCCTTCCATcatgttccttttttttttttcttttcttttttcaattaaatgaatcttttttttctctgtATATTATTTATGTCCCCTTATTAATAAGCTTCGTGGTGGACCAATTTGTGCAATCCACTCCGCAATCAATACCTATTTATTTTACTGTTGACATAACGATTCTCAAAACTACATTATATCCGTTTTCTacgttaaaattttaataaaacgATTGTAGGATGAAAGATCAAACATTCAACTTTTTTGTGAATGACGGTTAAACTATGATATAGATTTAGATCAATTTACTGTAtcgttttattttatttatctatttatttatttgccACCCAATGCTTCATTGGAAAGCAAAACAAAGCATTTAAGGGTCATTTTCAAAGGCAAAATGGAAGTTATGTATTGAGATCAAATGCAGAGAATTTGATCTCCAAAGCATGCCAACCCAAGAATTATTGATTAATAATACTCCAAAtcttaaacaataataataataataataataacaacaacaataacctTTGCATTTATTATATCTTCATCATTTCATTCCCTTTCTATTGAGTCTTCTTCCCACTTTACCAactctcccccccccccctacTCCTTTCCCATCATtgcataataataatatacaaccaaaaaaagaagaaaaataaaaagtaaaaaactttttttccttaaaatgagagggaattaaagaaaaaagaaaaagacacattttgaaaaaaaaaaaaagaaaaaagaaaaagatatgtGGTTCCTTATGCTTTGGAAATCCAATTTCTCTTCTATTCTAACATGAAAGAAAGCTACAGAAAGCTGAGTTGTATGTGTGGAATTGATGAAAACCAGAAGAAAGTCCAATCAATGGAGCTttcaagaacaagaacaaagaagaagaagaagaagaagaagaaaaagatggagAGGAAGAGGAAAACCCCAATTTGCCCCTCATAAATCCATTTCTGTACGTTACTTTTTACCTTTCCTTTTCAAATTCTCATTACCCTTTtccaaaattaaccaaattttaCACAGTCAGTCAATCAATCCTCTGCCATTTCTAGAATCTCGCATTTTCAAAGCCGTGTAAATCCCCCACTCTACTAGTCAACGATTTTTTCATAATCGCCACTCTGGCAAGCTTCTCCGCCGCCCTCCACGCCGACGTCGGTGTTAACGGCTCTCCGTTTTCATCCACCATGGTCGGATTTTCCTTATCACCCCCTCGCCTTCGTGGCGTTGTTGTCACTAAAACTTGTTGTTGCTGcagctgctgctgctgctgctgctgatGTAATTCGAATTGTTGTTGCCTTCGCCAATGGAGTTCCGCCAGCTCAACTTCCAGCTCCCGCACGTACACGTCAGAACTCGGTGATCCGGATTGGATTAGTAATGCACGCGCCGAGGCGAGTAAATGATGAGCGCTCGTATGGTCTTCGTACTCGATCAATCTCCTGGATTCCGCCACAGCGCGAGTAGTTATGAACATGTCTCTAAGCCGTTCGATCTTAGGAGTGGATGATCCAACGGCTGTGGGTCGTGCAATGAGGATGTCTTGTTCTCGGCTGTACACTACTTCTTGTGTGGATGGGTCTTTGTAAAGACATTGCATCGTCATCACGTGGTGGGTCCCAGAAGCCGAGGTTGGAATCTTCAACTCTACGAGTAATTCCCTTTCTTCCTCGGCGTATAAATCTCCAAGCCGGACCGAACCCAAACTGCAAACCGTGGGCCTCCCGGTACATGAATAAATAGCGGAGATCACAACCGGAGATGAACCGGTTGAGAACCCGAGTTGAATACGGAGATCTTGAACCACCACGCTTAATAATCCACTTACACATTTTGCAAATGCGTCCTCCGCCGGTTCTTGACAGTATCCACCGCTCTTCCCGAACCCAAATGCATGAACCGGGATTTCTATGTGGGCGAACCGTGTAGATGACTCGTGTCGTGTCACCTGCCGTTGATTTGACTGGATCCGTTCATCTTGGCCGTCTGACAAAAGCATGATGCTAGCTACTGGGTTTCTCTCTCGCCGGTCCTCGAGTACTTTTGTGGCTTTTCTCAAAGCCTCTCCCACGCTCGTTCCTTGGCTGCAGACCAGAGTGTCAATCACGTGCCGGGCAGCGCGTTGGCCTTGAGCCGTCATTCTCCTCAACGGCAACACCCTTTTAGGAGTGGCAGAGAAAGCAACGATGGCGAGGCGGTCCGATGAGCCTAACGACGAAATAACCAATCGCATGGCACGCTTCAGCATCATTAATTTCGGCCCCGTCATGCTTCCGCTTACATCCAGCACTGTCACTAAATCAATCGGCGCACGGCGGGATGGGTCTAATAAATTGGCATTTGCTCTGTTTCTAGCCGGATGTGGCGGCGGTGCTTTTACTTTCAGAGCCACTGCGTAGGTCTCGTGGGTGTGTCCAGATGAAATCAACGCCGTTTCAGGGAGGAGTCGAACCTGTACATTGGTCCTCTGAATTGAAGATTTAACCGAACTGGAAGGCGGCTTTGGGTCAACGAAAAAGCCTTGAAATTCCTCCCCATCGTCTTGGTTCTCGTCGGCTTCAGGGATTGGGATAATCCGGCCACCAGAGGTTGGAGACAAAAGAGGCTCATCGTCATCATAGGATCTcaattccttttcttttgggTTTAGTTTGGTTTTAACGGCTCTGGGGGAAGATTCAATCATGGTTTTATCTTCAATCTTGGGTTTGGGATCGTGTTGGGTCAATGGGCCCAAATTCTTATGGGCGGCGAGCAGAGGAACGTCCTTCCATGTGGTGTTGCAGACAGGGCAAACAAGAGAGGCATGGTTTCTGACATGAGCGGCAATACAAGGAAAATGAAACGCATGCCCACATTCCGCCGTGTAAATCGCCGTCCCATGCCCTGTTTTCACGCTATTCAAACAAATTCCACAGCTACTCTGTTTttcaacaaataaaaaaaacccGTAAGTCAAGTTTCTAATGCTACATGAAAAAACACAGAGAAAGATAGAGagagaacaaaaataaaaaaaagaacgTACTCTGAACTTAAAGCTGTTCTTGAAAAGAGAGAGTTTAAGAGGGGAACGAGGAGAAGAAGGATTCGAACCCAAAATCCCTCGTTGGGATTTAGCAGATTTAGGGGTtgatgaagaggaagatgagGTTTTGCAATGAAGAGTGGGACTTTGATTAACAGTGGCATCTTGAGCAGTACGGCAACGAAGACCTGGACTACTCAATGGTTGATGAGATTGCATCCGAGGAGTAGAAGGGTTACTGAAGAAACCCAATCGAACACAGCTTCTAGGACTGGGATTAGGAGTAGCAGAGCTCCTCTGTTTCTCAGAAACATGATTAGATTCTGAATCTCGAGAAATGGTAGTACAAAACGCTTTCCTCCAACCAGTACCCATTTGagggaagaagaggaagagaaaggaGAAAACGTAATAGAGTAAGCAAAAAAGCGAAAAAGAGGTAGTTTAAATTAACGAAGAAGATAGATCTGAATTGTGGGAGAAAGGGgacaaaagaaaaacagaatATGGCATGGGGATCATCAgaaagaaaaggggaaaaaaaaaaagtgaaagaagaagaagaagaagaagaagaagaagaagaagaagaagaagaagatgatgatgatgatgataatgaagaagaagacaatGTAAAGTTTGGATTGTTGATTGTCCTTGGTTGGTGTTCGGAATGGAATGggtatttattaaaattttaaaatgttgggTTATTTGGCTTTTCTCTTTTAGTTATCGATAGGCCCAAAAAGAtctctgctttttttttttttttctctgagAAATACAGGTACCTCACTCCTTAGGCCCTCGCATCTATGGggatatatataaatattcatCGGAAAATGTGATTTTTCACTCCCCCAATTTACCAAATTAACcgtcttttttaaaaaataataataataataataataataataataataacttttttaaaatagttataataaaaaaggaaatttaaatggaaaaaggaaaagaaaacagtAAGGGTCAACGACCGACCCCGGAACGTTAACTTCGGATCGGACAAGCTCTCGTATTCTCCATGCTGTTTGTGAATTAATGCTCTCGCCGACGCCTCCATCCAATTCTACGTTATCacctttttcattttcttttctacaAAAATAACACACATTAACAATTTTAGGCTTAACACTCTTTCGTAATTTtagattgttttttttaattcgtattcttctttcttctattaTACCATTTTGGTTGAGTTTGATTTTTATGTGAGATATTTGATCGGTGTAATATACATTCTAATGTTTAAGTTAACAATATTTGATTAGTTGTTTCTTGTACTATGgcaatataaaaattatttatgtTATCTTTATTTATCGTATGTAGGTTGGtatgattttaaaaatagaGTGAAACCCATTAACATTAACGTGAAGTTCACTAATctttgtggaaaaaaaatataagtgtgaataaattaagagaatattttACTACTAGTGGTATACACTTTCTTGCATGGCCTCATAGCTATCATCTACTTGGATGCTAGTATATTGATGACACTGTTGAGGTAATTGTCAAGCGATAATGACAAGTTCTCTTACGATGACGTAGGCAGCTTCGAGGTCTTTTTGAGTCAATTCTTCTTATTTAAACTTGGGTTATgtattgatttatatatataattaagctCGTTAAAACTTAAAAGCACTTTTTAAAGTTATACTAGGGACCAAGTTAAATAAGGTTaggaagtggaagaagaagagggaaaGTAATTAGGAAGAATGGTGTCAGAAGGTTTTGTGAGTTTGAATATTAGGAAGTGATGATGTTGATGCAAATGCAGAGACGTGAAGTagtaataatatatatgtaagGATTAAATACGTAGGCCATTGTAGAGTAGGGGAAAGTTTAAAGGTCTTCACTACCTATTTAATGTAATAATCGAATATAGGGCACCACaatatctatatatacatatattttaaattattacgACAAATACTAGGACAAAAATGAGTTCATAATTGTCGCATCTATTTGGTAGCTAggttatttatattttaaattattacgACAAATACTAGGACAAAAATGAGTTCATAATTGTCGCATCTATTTGGTAGCTAGGTTATTTGGCTCGCGTTTCTAGTTCAATCTCGTCTACGATATAAAACACCTAAGTTAGTGTAAAAAGCGTGTAATGATTCAAATAAgtacatacaaaaaaatgtcACAGTTTTTATACGGAGTTTATGTTTTTATCATTTTGAATTGTTAAACAAGATTACTTACTTTATGTAACATCAATTATGTTAGAATT
This genomic window contains:
- the LOC103488150 gene encoding E3 ubiquitin-protein ligase WAV3, whose protein sequence is MGTGWRKAFCTTISRDSESNHVSEKQRSSATPNPSPRSCVRLGFFSNPSTPRMQSHQPLSSPGLRCRTAQDATVNQSPTLHCKTSSSSSSTPKSAKSQRGILGSNPSSPRSPLKLSLFKNSFKFRSSCGICLNSVKTGHGTAIYTAECGHAFHFPCIAAHVRNHASLVCPVCNTTWKDVPLLAAHKNLGPLTQHDPKPKIEDKTMIESSPRAVKTKLNPKEKELRSYDDDEPLLSPTSGGRIIPIPEADENQDDGEEFQGFFVDPKPPSSSVKSSIQRTNVQVRLLPETALISSGHTHETYAVALKVKAPPPHPARNRANANLLDPSRRAPIDLVTVLDVSGSMTGPKLMMLKRAMRLVISSLGSSDRLAIVAFSATPKRVLPLRRMTAQGQRAARHVIDTLVCSQGTSVGEALRKATKVLEDRRERNPVASIMLLSDGQDERIQSNQRQVTRHESSTRFAHIEIPVHAFGFGKSGGYCQEPAEDAFAKCVSGLLSVVVQDLRIQLGFSTGSSPVVISAIYSCTGRPTVCSLGSVRLGDLYAEEERELLVELKIPTSASGTHHVMTMQCLYKDPSTQEVVYSREQDILIARPTAVGSSTPKIERLRDMFITTRAVAESRRLIEYEDHTSAHHLLASARALLIQSGSPSSDVYVRELEVELAELHWRRQQQFELHQQQQQQQLQQQQVLVTTTPRRRGGDKENPTMVDENGEPLTPTSAWRAAEKLARVAIMKKSLTSRVGDLHGFENARF